A single Methanolobus sp. ZRKC5 DNA region contains:
- the thiL gene encoding thiamine-phosphate kinase yields MTGSTPVSEIGERSLIKRLSGIFNNGCNPDVRIGSGTDDCAVVDISGDEYMVITTDMLHRKTDFPLQMTPWQIGWMSAAVNFSDVASMGARPIGFLSAMGFSKDTDISFVEEISRGMDDCAKFCGTSVIGGDIDTHDELTITGTALGKVKKSELLTRKGVRIGDKVCVTGFAGSAGAALHAIEKNITIPGSLLNKLLTPIPCVNEAMKLASSGAVTCMMDTSDGLAMSLHDLADLNCVGFRIEEDSLPIQAEISEFITSDPDVLTEFALYTGGDFELLFTVSPDKLETAQSVCYLNVIGEVVEQDVGTVIRCRNGQNLTIYRKGYLQLGD; encoded by the coding sequence ATGACTGGCTCTACTCCTGTATCTGAAATAGGTGAGCGTTCACTTATAAAGCGTTTATCCGGTATTTTCAATAATGGTTGCAACCCTGATGTTCGCATCGGATCTGGAACTGATGATTGTGCAGTTGTTGACATCTCTGGTGATGAGTATATGGTGATAACAACTGATATGCTACATCGGAAAACAGATTTTCCTCTTCAGATGACCCCCTGGCAGATAGGTTGGATGTCAGCTGCTGTGAATTTCAGCGATGTGGCTTCTATGGGTGCACGTCCAATAGGTTTTCTTTCTGCCATGGGTTTTTCCAAAGACACGGATATTTCCTTTGTTGAGGAAATTTCCAGAGGAATGGATGATTGTGCCAAATTCTGTGGCACTTCAGTCATAGGTGGGGATATTGACACCCACGATGAACTAACTATTACTGGTACTGCACTTGGCAAAGTCAAAAAATCTGAACTGTTGACCCGAAAAGGTGTAAGGATCGGTGACAAGGTTTGTGTGACAGGTTTTGCAGGTTCTGCCGGAGCCGCACTTCATGCAATTGAGAAAAATATTACAATTCCTGGTAGTCTTCTCAATAAACTGCTTACGCCTATTCCTTGTGTTAACGAAGCGATGAAACTTGCGAGTTCCGGTGCTGTAACATGTATGATGGACACAAGTGATGGTCTGGCAATGTCACTGCATGACCTTGCAGACCTTAATTGCGTAGGCTTCAGGATAGAGGAGGATTCTCTGCCGATACAAGCTGAGATTTCTGAGTTCATAACATCCGATCCTGATGTTCTTACAGAATTTGCACTTTACACAGGAGGGGACTTTGAATTACTTTTCACGGTCTCTCCTGATAAACTGGAAACTGCCCAAAGCGTATGTTATTTAAATGTTATAGGTGAAGTAGTTGAGCAGGACGTTGGTACTGTCATTAGGTGCCGTAATGGGCAAAACCTGACTATATATCGAAAAGGTTATCTACAATTGGGGGATTAA